A genomic stretch from Bacterioplanes sanyensis includes:
- a CDS encoding LuxR C-terminal-related transcriptional regulator — MRLVLADDHELFLDGLESLVNSLVPKVEVHRAQCLDSLMSLPLAQMHAGIIDLKMPGMKGGISINRIANALQGRLMILTSSESQVEQEACFQYGAQAFVSKGESRENLIIALTKFLHSNPVRAGIPPHPATSPAFTFRQQQILQAVADGLTNKQIGCQFNISENTVKKHLSHLFMILDASTRSECVAKARQMKLL, encoded by the coding sequence ATGCGCTTAGTGCTGGCAGACGACCATGAACTGTTTTTGGATGGCCTAGAGTCGCTGGTCAACAGCCTGGTACCCAAAGTTGAAGTGCACCGCGCCCAATGTTTAGACAGTTTAATGTCACTGCCTTTGGCGCAGATGCACGCAGGCATCATAGATTTAAAAATGCCCGGCATGAAGGGCGGCATATCGATCAATCGCATCGCCAATGCGTTGCAAGGTCGGCTAATGATTTTAACCTCCAGCGAAAGCCAGGTTGAACAAGAAGCGTGTTTTCAGTACGGCGCACAGGCATTTGTTAGCAAAGGCGAAAGCCGTGAAAATCTGATCATTGCCCTGACGAAGTTTTTGCATTCGAATCCGGTGCGTGCCGGCATTCCACCTCACCCAGCTACCTCACCGGCCTTCACTTTCCGCCAGCAGCAAATATTACAAGCGGTGGCAGACGGTCTGACCAACAAACAAATTGGTTGTCAGTTTAATATTTCAGAAAACACCGTCAAAAAGCATTTATCGCATCTATTTATGATTCTTGACGCCTCGACGCGCTCTGAGTGCGTTGCCAAAGCCAGGCAGATGAAGTTGCTGTAA
- a CDS encoding Ig-like domain-containing protein, whose translation MVQGSYTLLHTLVVRACLGAAALTLAGCGSDSSSNNSEATPVESNSAPVLADNVMLSCDEDTKRSMRLPVSDPDGDALTITILSAPEQAGARIHEGMIELNPEPGYHGDGEIVLLISDGTHELRKTVPVSIISVNDAPEWQMNTDWQMTEDQAKTLDLKVQDPDGDELAYKILSAPDWINAVIVDGQLRLTPAAHRYGNDKIVVQVSDGKLHQDIELNVSVAAQNDAPVIPAINKKTLTSGNAASFKLTASDPDGDQLTFKLLAAPSGFIVSVSATGTVTITPKAGYTGSGTVTVQVSDGKQVTRRSFTVAAQSANNGSSGGGNSGGGNNGGNGGNGGGNNGGGNNNRAPSFAGTQSSIVFDEDASASVDIKLTDADGDAVSWKIEPFKSDLLSVSASQNQLNIVAAQNQFGSATIPLSASDGKATSNFNLAVTVNPVNDAPQLLDADTLANSVFLTPSTQQTLALSVFDPDSADADISIRVDSVSNSAILDASVNQRDLQLNAKTLGSAVVSLTISDDQDSTDIDLTFEVKAPEKAYFVANDGVHGKELWVTDGTTDGTQMVQDLSPGVEDSKFTHLYHHNDMLLLGAGSSTGYPSIAMVPADQNSIHFMVDAPWPADFIEYKDTVFFAHGGASIRKTRGVSGIYQTDGSYPGTQLIFSSYTTTPSPHLISSIHNLHIVGNKLLFFAITPDHGHELYMMDADNPSFDNVELVYDYAPGTDDGFDFDSGVEIIDLSHYSSNGKTDVNATCFIAKATLEHEIFCVEFDRGNDIFRMNDDFRHTYTNPMNVLFWQQHMLFTAQLDGSSDRHTVWIDFSLGAKDRSPTGAEQTIASEKTRFEVHNNKALFTAKSQDSGDWHWYSLDLSSTDSVQVEKLPHLSDEESWHDVVNGQHWAMGINSRDEFGLLVDGLFTAPLNDILGTMFDIAGNQREQSVFSRQQINGKRLLILQKDGHGMEPWITDGTVAGTRMLKDIHAGPQSSLELTN comes from the coding sequence ATGGTTCAGGGCAGTTACACCTTGCTGCACACATTGGTCGTGCGCGCCTGTTTGGGCGCTGCGGCGCTGACGCTGGCCGGTTGCGGCAGCGATTCGTCCAGCAACAACAGCGAAGCGACGCCAGTAGAAAGCAACTCGGCTCCCGTACTGGCAGACAACGTCATGCTCAGCTGCGATGAAGACACTAAGCGCAGCATGCGCTTGCCGGTCAGCGACCCAGATGGCGATGCGCTGACCATCACCATTCTGTCGGCGCCAGAGCAAGCCGGCGCACGCATCCATGAAGGCATGATCGAGCTGAATCCTGAGCCGGGTTACCACGGCGATGGCGAGATTGTGTTGTTAATCAGCGACGGTACGCACGAGCTGCGCAAAACCGTGCCGGTGAGCATTATTTCCGTGAATGATGCGCCCGAATGGCAAATGAACACGGATTGGCAAATGACCGAGGACCAAGCCAAGACATTGGACCTCAAAGTGCAAGACCCAGACGGCGATGAACTGGCCTATAAAATCCTCTCCGCTCCCGACTGGATCAATGCGGTCATTGTTGACGGTCAATTGCGTTTAACCCCAGCCGCGCATCGCTATGGGAACGACAAAATTGTGGTGCAAGTGTCCGATGGCAAACTGCATCAGGACATTGAATTGAATGTCAGCGTGGCGGCACAAAACGATGCCCCTGTTATTCCGGCAATCAACAAAAAAACACTGACCTCAGGTAATGCGGCGTCGTTTAAACTCACCGCCAGCGACCCTGATGGCGACCAGCTGACATTCAAATTACTAGCAGCACCGAGCGGATTTATTGTGAGCGTTTCCGCCACCGGCACCGTCACCATCACCCCCAAGGCTGGTTATACCGGCAGCGGCACCGTGACCGTTCAAGTGTCTGACGGCAAACAAGTGACTCGACGCAGTTTTACCGTGGCAGCGCAAAGCGCCAATAACGGTTCGAGCGGCGGCGGCAATAGCGGTGGTGGAAACAACGGCGGCAACGGCGGCAACGGCGGTGGCAATAATGGCGGAGGTAACAACAACCGTGCTCCGTCCTTTGCTGGCACCCAAAGCAGCATTGTGTTTGATGAAGACGCCTCTGCCAGCGTTGATATCAAATTAACCGACGCCGATGGCGATGCCGTCAGCTGGAAGATAGAACCGTTTAAAAGCGATTTATTAAGCGTTAGCGCCAGCCAAAACCAGCTCAATATAGTGGCCGCTCAAAACCAATTTGGCAGCGCGACGATTCCTTTGTCCGCCAGTGATGGCAAAGCCACGTCGAATTTTAATCTGGCGGTGACCGTCAACCCAGTTAACGACGCTCCACAACTGCTCGATGCAGACACACTGGCTAACTCGGTCTTTTTAACGCCCAGCACTCAGCAGACGTTGGCACTGAGCGTGTTCGACCCTGACTCAGCCGATGCCGACATCAGCATCCGTGTTGATAGTGTTAGTAACAGCGCCATACTGGATGCTTCGGTGAACCAGCGCGACTTGCAATTAAACGCAAAAACCCTAGGCAGCGCCGTCGTTAGCCTGACGATCAGTGACGATCAGGACAGCACCGACATCGACCTGACGTTTGAAGTGAAAGCGCCAGAAAAAGCCTATTTTGTCGCCAATGATGGTGTGCACGGCAAAGAGCTGTGGGTCACCGACGGCACAACCGATGGCACTCAGATGGTGCAAGATTTATCGCCAGGGGTTGAAGATTCCAAATTCACTCACCTCTATCACCACAATGATATGCTGCTACTGGGAGCTGGGTCCTCAACGGGCTACCCCAGCATTGCCATGGTCCCAGCTGATCAAAACAGCATTCATTTCATGGTTGATGCACCTTGGCCCGCTGACTTTATTGAGTATAAAGACACCGTATTCTTTGCGCACGGCGGAGCATCAATTAGGAAAACACGCGGGGTGAGCGGTATCTATCAAACCGACGGAAGCTATCCGGGCACTCAACTAATTTTTAGTAGCTATACAACAACGCCGTCGCCGCATCTGATATCGAGCATTCATAATCTGCATATTGTTGGCAATAAATTGCTATTTTTTGCTATCACCCCAGACCACGGCCATGAGCTGTATATGATGGACGCAGACAATCCAAGCTTTGATAACGTTGAATTGGTGTACGATTACGCTCCTGGCACAGACGATGGTTTTGACTTCGATAGCGGTGTTGAGATTATCGATTTATCCCACTATTCAAGTAATGGTAAAACAGACGTTAACGCCACCTGTTTTATCGCCAAAGCAACGCTTGAACACGAGATCTTTTGTGTTGAGTTTGATCGTGGCAACGACATTTTCCGCATGAATGATGATTTCCGACATACCTATACCAACCCAATGAATGTTCTATTTTGGCAACAACACATGCTGTTCACCGCACAGTTAGATGGTAGTAGTGATCGCCATACTGTATGGATCGATTTTTCTCTCGGGGCCAAAGATCGCAGCCCCACCGGTGCAGAACAAACCATCGCCTCAGAAAAGACCCGTTTTGAGGTGCACAACAACAAAGCCTTGTTTACCGCCAAATCACAAGACAGTGGTGACTGGCATTGGTATTCGCTTGATCTCAGCAGCACGGATTCAGTCCAGGTTGAGAAACTGCCGCATTTATCCGATGAAGAAAGCTGGCACGACGTGGTGAACGGCCAACATTGGGCCATGGGTATCAACAGCCGGGATGAGTTTGGCCTGTTGGTGGATGGGTTATTTACCGCTCCGCTGAATGACATTCTAGGCACCATGTTTGACATCGCAGGCAACCAGCGTGAACAATCCGTGTTCTCGCGCCAGCAGATCAATGGCAAACGCTTACTGATCTTGCAAAAAGACGGCCACGGGATGGAACCCTGGATAACCGACGGCACCGTGGCTGGTACACGCATGTTAAAAGACATCCATGCAGGTCCGCAGAGCAGCTTAGAATTAACAAACTAA